One genomic segment of Dysosmobacter sp. Marseille-Q4140 includes these proteins:
- a CDS encoding site-specific integrase, which translates to MAKRRPSGDGMVRKREDGRWEGRIVVGHKQNGEPIFRYVLAKTQKELLDKLHRDLEAFQDVELTEDSRMTLGEWLDRWMEDYGAATLRPNTLRSYEQFIRCYIKPYLGDKIVSRVTRMDIQKLYRKLKHEGRVHEHPEHGHELSDTMVLRIHAMLHRCLKDAEAAHVIARNPTDGAVVPKANHRPKQILTKEQMDTFLTAVDRSEIWRDFFYTELTTGLRRGEICGLMWQDFDEKAGTLKILRSVNVPKAGELEIGETKTSQGRRTIRLPPSTVQRLRERKQHAVSQWIFPEPLAPEKPVRPSAAYYWMKRILREAGLPEIRFHDLRHTFATHALTSGVDAKTLSGILGHTNASFTLDTYTHVTPDMQQEASHIVGGFLEDLLGKDLKPWQRDRPEGGARHG; encoded by the coding sequence ATGGCAAAACGCAGGCCGTCCGGCGACGGCATGGTCCGAAAGCGGGAGGACGGCCGCTGGGAGGGCCGCATCGTGGTGGGCCACAAACAAAACGGCGAGCCCATCTTCCGGTATGTCCTGGCAAAGACCCAGAAGGAACTGCTGGACAAGCTCCACCGGGACCTGGAGGCGTTTCAGGATGTGGAGCTCACCGAGGACAGCCGCATGACCCTGGGGGAATGGCTGGACCGGTGGATGGAGGACTACGGCGCGGCCACCCTGCGGCCCAACACCCTGCGGAGTTATGAGCAGTTCATCCGGTGCTACATCAAGCCCTATCTGGGGGATAAGATCGTCTCCCGGGTGACCCGCATGGACATCCAGAAGCTGTATCGAAAGCTGAAACACGAGGGCCGTGTTCATGAACACCCGGAGCACGGGCACGAGCTGTCGGACACCATGGTGCTCCGCATCCACGCCATGCTCCACCGGTGCCTGAAGGACGCGGAGGCGGCCCATGTGATCGCCCGGAACCCCACCGACGGGGCCGTGGTGCCCAAGGCCAACCATCGTCCCAAACAGATCCTCACAAAGGAGCAGATGGACACCTTCCTGACGGCGGTGGACCGCAGCGAGATCTGGAGGGACTTCTTCTACACGGAGCTGACCACCGGTCTCCGCCGGGGCGAGATCTGCGGACTCATGTGGCAGGACTTCGATGAGAAGGCCGGGACGCTGAAGATCCTCCGGTCGGTGAATGTCCCCAAGGCCGGGGAGCTGGAGATCGGCGAAACGAAGACCAGCCAGGGTCGGCGGACCATCCGTCTGCCGCCCAGTACCGTCCAGCGGCTGCGGGAGCGGAAACAGCACGCCGTCAGCCAGTGGATCTTCCCGGAACCTCTGGCTCCGGAGAAGCCGGTACGCCCCAGCGCCGCCTACTACTGGATGAAGCGGATCTTAAGAGAGGCGGGCCTGCCTGAGATTCGATTCCATGATTTAAGGCACACTTTTGCCACCCACGCTCTCACCAGCGGCGTGGACGCCAAGACCTTGTCCGGCATCCTGGGCCACACCAACGCCAGCTTCACCCTGGACACCTACACCCATGTGACTCCGGATATGCAGCAGGAGGCCAGCCACATCGTGGGCGGCTTTCTGGAAGATCTCCTGGGGAAGGACCTGAAACCGTGGCAGAGAGACCGGCCGGAAGGAGGTGCACGCCATGGGTAA
- a CDS encoding site-specific integrase: MGKRRKKGEGSVRQRKDGRWEGRVVIGYDEKGLPRTKNVLAKTKRECQEKLKQLRETVTGSKTEKVRPEMPFGEWLDFWYQNYVKPQIRPTTQANYEAKIYQHIIPELGKIPLNQLAQKDLQQFYARMKTGGRLIRTEQFGKGLSDSMVRGLHAACRSALEKAVQEDLIRTNPAVGCKLPPKRGREMQVLGREELQRFLIQAQADGYFELFLLDLCTGLRRGELLALQWDDLDFKTGALTVNKQIYEVRGQLQVSVPKTRASIRRLVLPLGVVEVLRQYWETVNSRWMFPSPVKEDAPMTPGAVRRRLQIILERAGCKKIRFHDLRHTFATLSLESGMDVKTLSAMLGHVSAATTLDIYTHVTGDMQTEAAAKIDRGLGNEVQEESVQSERDAAEDFQPVLRKTRKPGTGCITQINDHLFEGRYSPTWPDGTKHSKCVYAHTREECEAKLKVLIQQMNAERQALRDQARGITPPDKLTKTQKKIWTYMKFHPEVTSFRAIARGAGVTRHTAAKWYEMIREMLGRAA, from the coding sequence ATGGGTAAGCGGCGGAAAAAGGGCGAGGGCTCCGTCCGCCAGCGGAAGGACGGCCGCTGGGAGGGCCGGGTGGTCATCGGCTACGACGAAAAGGGACTGCCCAGAACGAAAAACGTCCTGGCCAAAACGAAACGGGAGTGCCAGGAGAAGCTGAAGCAGCTCCGTGAAACGGTGACCGGCTCCAAGACGGAGAAGGTCCGGCCGGAGATGCCCTTCGGGGAGTGGCTGGACTTCTGGTATCAGAACTACGTCAAGCCCCAGATCCGCCCCACCACCCAGGCCAACTACGAGGCGAAGATCTATCAGCACATCATCCCGGAGCTGGGGAAGATCCCCTTGAACCAGCTGGCCCAAAAGGACCTCCAGCAGTTCTATGCCCGAATGAAAACGGGCGGGCGGCTCATCCGCACGGAGCAGTTCGGCAAAGGGCTGTCCGACTCCATGGTGCGCGGCCTCCACGCCGCCTGCCGGTCCGCTCTGGAGAAGGCCGTGCAGGAGGATCTGATCCGCACCAACCCGGCGGTGGGCTGCAAGCTGCCGCCCAAGCGGGGCCGGGAGATGCAGGTGCTGGGCCGGGAGGAGCTCCAGCGGTTCCTCATCCAGGCCCAGGCAGACGGTTATTTCGAACTGTTTCTTCTGGACTTATGTACCGGCCTGCGGCGGGGCGAACTGCTGGCCCTCCAGTGGGACGACCTGGATTTCAAAACCGGGGCCCTGACCGTGAATAAGCAGATCTACGAGGTGCGGGGACAGCTCCAGGTGAGCGTACCGAAGACACGTGCCTCCATCCGCAGGCTGGTCCTGCCGCTCGGCGTGGTGGAGGTACTGAGGCAGTACTGGGAAACAGTAAACTCCCGGTGGATGTTTCCCTCGCCGGTCAAAGAGGACGCTCCCATGACGCCGGGGGCGGTGCGTCGGCGGCTCCAGATCATTCTGGAGCGGGCCGGGTGCAAGAAAATCAGATTTCACGATTTACGCCACACCTTTGCCACCCTGTCCCTGGAGAGCGGCATGGATGTGAAGACTCTCTCCGCCATGCTGGGCCATGTGTCGGCGGCCACCACCCTGGATATCTACACCCATGTCACCGGGGACATGCAGACCGAGGCCGCGGCGAAGATCGACCGTGGGCTGGGCAACGAGGTACAGGAGGAATCCGTTCAGTCGGAACGGGACGCAGCCGAAGACTTCCAGCCGGTGCTGAGAAAAACCCGGAAGCCCGGCACCGGGTGTATCACCCAAATCAATGACCACCTGTTCGAAGGCCGCTACTCCCCCACCTGGCCGGACGGCACCAAGCATTCCAAATGCGTCTACGCCCACACCCGGGAGGAGTGCGAGGCGAAGCTGAAGGTGCTGATCCAGCAGATGAACGCAGAGCGGCAGGCCCTGCGGGACCAGGCTCGGGGCATCACTCCGCCGGATAAGCTCACCAAGACGCAGAAGAAAATCTGGACGTACATGAAATTCCACCCGGAGGTGACCAGCTTCCGAGCCATCGCCAGAGGCGCCGGGGTGACGAGGCATACGGCGGCGAAGTGGTATGAGATGATACGGGAGATGCTGGGGCGGGCGGCCTGA
- a CDS encoding ATP-binding protein: MEIKRDRYLNKLISFMWGGQVKVITGIRRCGKSYLLRNLFRTYLLGEGVPADHILSFELDLTRDIRYRNPLELANRVREIVENQREQFYLFVDEIQMSDEVPNPYNPDGKKITFYDALNDLKSLPNLDIYVTGSNSRMLSSDILTEFRGRSDEIRVHPLSFAEYYSAVGGDKEDAFENYAFYGGMPLILSRPTDTAKMQYLSSLFSEVYLKDIVERKKVKREDVLSDILDLLCSSVGSLTNPTRVADTINSRQKRSGENTVSLNTVKAYMDHLADAFLFTECKRWDVKGKNYFDYPNKYYCEDIGLRNARIGFRQQEMTHIMENIIFNELMVRECAVDIGIVYSNERNAKGKLTPVAREIDFIATSGGKKTYIQSAYALGTEEKSVTENRPLSLTGDSFPKIIVRHDIRKRWYDDNGVLNIGVLDFLLDDTLV, encoded by the coding sequence ATGGAGATCAAACGGGACCGCTATCTGAACAAGCTCATATCCTTCATGTGGGGTGGACAAGTGAAGGTCATCACTGGCATCCGCCGCTGCGGAAAGTCCTACCTCCTCCGCAATCTGTTCCGCACTTATCTGTTGGGGGAGGGCGTTCCGGCAGATCACATTCTCTCCTTTGAGTTGGATCTGACCCGTGATATCCGGTATCGGAATCCGTTAGAGCTTGCAAATCGTGTCCGGGAGATCGTTGAAAATCAGAGGGAGCAATTCTATCTTTTCGTAGACGAGATCCAGATGTCGGACGAAGTGCCGAATCCCTATAACCCGGACGGGAAGAAGATCACCTTCTACGACGCCCTCAACGATTTGAAGTCCCTGCCCAATCTGGACATCTATGTGACCGGAAGCAACTCCCGGATGCTGTCCTCAGACATCCTCACCGAGTTCCGGGGGCGCAGCGACGAAATTCGGGTGCATCCGCTCAGCTTTGCGGAGTATTACTCCGCTGTGGGCGGGGACAAGGAGGATGCTTTTGAAAATTACGCCTTCTACGGCGGGATGCCGCTGATCCTGTCCCGCCCCACTGACACGGCGAAAATGCAGTACCTGAGTTCTCTCTTCTCCGAAGTTTATTTGAAGGACATTGTGGAGCGCAAGAAGGTCAAACGGGAGGATGTGCTTTCGGATATTCTGGACCTGCTCTGCTCCTCAGTGGGGTCGCTGACCAACCCCACCAGGGTGGCGGACACCATCAACTCCAGGCAGAAGCGGAGCGGCGAGAATACGGTCTCCCTCAACACTGTGAAAGCGTATATGGATCACTTGGCGGACGCGTTCCTCTTTACTGAGTGCAAGCGCTGGGATGTCAAGGGGAAAAACTATTTCGATTACCCCAACAAATATTACTGTGAGGACATCGGCTTGCGGAATGCCCGCATCGGTTTCCGCCAGCAGGAGATGACCCACATCATGGAGAACATCATTTTCAATGAACTGATGGTGCGGGAGTGCGCAGTGGACATTGGGATCGTGTACAGCAATGAGCGAAACGCCAAAGGGAAACTGACCCCGGTAGCACGGGAGATCGACTTCATTGCTACTTCCGGTGGAAAAAAGACTTATATCCAATCCGCCTACGCTCTTGGGACGGAGGAAAAGTCTGTCACGGAAAACAGACCGCTCTCCCTGACGGGGGACTCTTTTCCGAAGATCATCGTCCGGCACGACATCCGGAAACGTTGGTACGATGACAACGGCGTTCTTAATATTGGAGTCTTGGACTTCCTGCTGGACGATACATTGGTCTGA
- a CDS encoding oleate hydratase — MNKKFGKLTAAAAVAGAGAAVVLAKKASGGKKAAEDAGTETCAPASYRNTELGKHEKNRKGIYYTNGNYEAFARPEKPEGVENKSAYIVGSGLAALAAACFLVRDGQMPGDHIHILEAMDVAGGACDGIFDPSRGYVMRGGREMEDHFECLWDLFRSIPSLEKPGASVLDEFYWLNKHDPNYSLCRATVDRGRDARTDGKFNLSQKGCMEIMKLFMTPDEDLYDKTIEDVFDDEVFSSTFWLYWRTMFAFENWHSALEMKLYFQRFIHHIAGLPDFSALKFTRYNQYESLILPMQKYLEEAGVDFRFGTEVTNVIFDIRDGRKTATAIECRVNGAEQGIVLTENDLVFVTNGSCTEGTIYGDQDHAPNGDAEVRTSGCWSLWKNIAKQDSAFGRPEKFCSDISKTNWESATITTLDDKILPYITNICKRDPRTGKVVTGGIVSCQDSKWLLSWTINRQGQFKEQEPEKVCVWVYGLFTDVPGDYVKKPMKECTGKEITQEWLYHIGVPVEQIPDLAAHSAVCVPTMMPYITAFFMPRTRGDRPDVIPDGCVNFAFLGQFADTPRDTVFTTEYSVRTAMEAVYGLLGVDRGVPEVWGSVYDIRELLHSTVCLMDGRSPLEVSLPGPLELLKKPLLKAVRGTVIEKVLRDQDVLRDGM; from the coding sequence ATGAATAAGAAATTTGGCAAACTGACCGCAGCGGCGGCCGTGGCCGGAGCGGGCGCGGCGGTAGTTCTGGCAAAGAAGGCGTCCGGCGGCAAAAAAGCGGCGGAGGATGCCGGGACTGAAACCTGCGCCCCGGCATCTTATCGGAATACGGAGCTGGGGAAGCACGAGAAAAACCGCAAGGGTATCTATTACACCAACGGCAACTATGAGGCCTTCGCCCGGCCGGAGAAGCCGGAGGGGGTGGAGAACAAAAGCGCCTACATTGTGGGCAGCGGCCTGGCGGCCCTGGCGGCGGCCTGCTTCCTGGTGCGGGACGGGCAGATGCCCGGGGACCACATCCACATCCTGGAGGCCATGGACGTGGCCGGCGGTGCCTGCGACGGCATCTTCGACCCCAGCCGGGGCTATGTGATGCGGGGCGGCCGGGAGATGGAGGACCACTTTGAGTGCCTGTGGGACCTGTTCCGCTCCATCCCCTCTTTGGAGAAGCCGGGGGCCTCGGTGTTGGATGAGTTCTACTGGCTCAACAAGCACGACCCCAACTACTCCCTGTGCCGGGCAACGGTGGACCGGGGCCGGGACGCCCGCACCGACGGGAAGTTCAACCTGAGCCAGAAGGGCTGCATGGAGATCATGAAGCTCTTCATGACCCCGGACGAGGACCTGTACGACAAGACCATCGAGGACGTCTTTGACGACGAGGTGTTCTCCTCCACCTTCTGGCTGTACTGGCGGACCATGTTCGCCTTTGAGAACTGGCACAGCGCCCTGGAGATGAAGCTCTACTTCCAGCGCTTCATTCACCACATCGCGGGGCTCCCCGACTTCAGCGCCCTGAAGTTCACCCGGTACAACCAGTATGAGTCCCTGATCCTGCCCATGCAGAAGTACCTGGAGGAGGCCGGGGTGGACTTCCGTTTCGGCACCGAGGTCACCAACGTGATCTTCGACATCCGGGACGGCAGAAAGACGGCCACCGCCATCGAGTGCCGGGTCAACGGCGCGGAGCAGGGCATTGTCCTCACGGAGAACGACCTGGTGTTTGTCACCAACGGCTCCTGCACCGAGGGGACCATCTACGGCGACCAGGACCACGCCCCCAACGGGGACGCGGAGGTGCGCACCAGCGGCTGCTGGAGCTTGTGGAAGAACATCGCCAAGCAGGATTCCGCCTTTGGACGGCCGGAGAAGTTCTGCTCCGACATCTCCAAGACCAACTGGGAGTCGGCCACCATCACCACTTTGGACGACAAGATCCTCCCCTATATCACCAACATCTGCAAGCGGGACCCCCGCACCGGGAAGGTGGTCACCGGCGGTATCGTCAGCTGTCAGGACTCCAAGTGGCTGCTGAGCTGGACCATCAACCGCCAGGGGCAGTTCAAGGAGCAGGAGCCGGAGAAGGTGTGCGTCTGGGTGTACGGCCTCTTTACCGACGTACCCGGCGACTATGTGAAAAAGCCCATGAAGGAGTGTACCGGAAAGGAGATCACCCAGGAGTGGCTCTACCACATCGGCGTGCCGGTGGAGCAGATCCCGGACCTGGCCGCCCACAGCGCCGTGTGCGTGCCCACCATGATGCCCTACATCACCGCCTTTTTCATGCCCCGGACCAGGGGAGACCGGCCCGATGTGATCCCCGACGGCTGTGTGAACTTCGCCTTCCTGGGCCAGTTCGCCGATACCCCCCGGGACACCGTGTTCACCACCGAGTACTCCGTGCGTACCGCCATGGAGGCCGTCTACGGCCTGCTGGGGGTGGACCGGGGCGTGCCCGAGGTGTGGGGCAGCGTGTACGACATCCGGGAGCTGCTGCACAGCACCGTCTGCCTGATGGACGGCAGGTCCCCGCTGGAGGTCTCGTTGCCCGGTCCTCTGGAGCTGCTGAAAAAGCCCCTGCTGAAGGCGGTCCGGGGGACCGTCATCGAAAAGGTCCTGCGGGATCAGGACGTGCTTCGGGACGGCATGTGA
- a CDS encoding TetR/AcrR family transcriptional regulator C-terminal domain-containing protein, with protein sequence MPNTTKQALEESLKHMLLKKPLDKITIRDITEDCGISRMAFYYHFKDIYDLVEWACIEDASKALQGKKTYETWQEGLLQIFEAVQENRPFILNAYRCISREQMERFLYQLTYGLIRGVVEEQSRGTAISEEDKSFIAEFYKYSFVGVMLDWIRQGMTADPRALTGKISAAMRGSIANAIRNFSETE encoded by the coding sequence ATGCCAAACACCACAAAGCAGGCTCTGGAGGAATCCCTGAAGCATATGCTGCTGAAAAAGCCCCTGGACAAGATTACCATCCGGGACATCACCGAGGACTGCGGCATCAGCCGCATGGCCTTCTACTACCACTTCAAGGACATCTACGACCTGGTGGAGTGGGCCTGCATCGAGGACGCGTCCAAAGCCCTCCAGGGGAAGAAGACCTACGAGACCTGGCAGGAGGGGCTTCTGCAGATCTTTGAGGCGGTGCAGGAAAACAGGCCCTTCATCCTCAACGCCTACCGCTGTATCAGCCGGGAGCAGATGGAGCGGTTCCTCTATCAGCTGACCTACGGCCTGATCCGGGGCGTGGTGGAGGAACAGAGCCGGGGGACGGCCATCTCTGAGGAGGACAAGTCCTTTATCGCGGAATTTTACAAGTACAGCTTTGTGGGGGTCATGCTGGACTGGATCCGCCAGGGGATGACCGCCGATCCCCGGGCGCTTACGGGAAAGATCAGCGCCGCCATGCGGGGCAGTATCGCCAACGCCATCCGAAATTTTTCGGAAACAGAATAA
- a CDS encoding SGNH/GDSL hydrolase family protein, producing the protein MRILMLGNSFISTNNMPQMLANLTGAKVVHHTRGGARLSEQLNPSTRLGSQTQAALQKEKWDYVVLQEMSHGPITAPKSFFSSVEQLCRQIRANGAVPILFATWTYQKGGAKLTDKGWDYDEMAQKLSEAYHKAALENNALIADVGRRFYEWTDPQAFYAADGVHPSELGSHIAAETIAAVIQQHEKEAQ; encoded by the coding sequence ATGCGGATCCTCATGCTGGGCAACAGCTTTATCTCCACCAATAATATGCCCCAGATGCTGGCCAACCTGACCGGGGCGAAGGTGGTTCACCACACCCGGGGCGGGGCGCGGCTGTCGGAACAGCTGAACCCCAGTACCAGGCTGGGCAGTCAGACCCAGGCGGCGCTCCAAAAAGAGAAGTGGGACTATGTGGTGCTCCAGGAGATGAGCCATGGCCCCATCACCGCCCCCAAGAGCTTCTTTTCCAGTGTAGAGCAGCTTTGCCGGCAGATCCGGGCAAACGGAGCGGTCCCCATTTTGTTCGCCACCTGGACCTACCAGAAGGGCGGGGCCAAGCTGACGGACAAGGGCTGGGACTACGACGAGATGGCCCAAAAGCTGTCCGAGGCCTACCACAAAGCGGCACTGGAAAATAACGCCCTGATCGCCGACGTAGGCCGGCGGTTTTACGAGTGGACCGATCCCCAGGCCTTTTATGCCGCCGACGGCGTCCACCCCAGTGAGTTGGGCTCTCATATCGCGGCGGAGACCATTGCGGCAGTGATCCAGCAGCACGAAAAGGAGGCGCAGTAA
- a CDS encoding tyrosine-type recombinase/integrase family protein, translating to MQKGNSYTVGQWCDRWFCENQSRWSGSTVGGYRNLIYRHILPEIGSIPLAELSENTVTGFYDSLRSQRLSARSVWCVHLLLRRCMDEAARDQLIPYNTVRLCQEPQAEEYKTAPLRLGQLQRYLNTAEQLGVLPLIYTGLSSGLRQCELITLSWADFHIRCRYILKGHRLLALNRKAEHLLEQIPETDCYVFLNPKTGAPYQLHELYYLHKRILKQAGLPWVAFRNLQRQCMEVGV from the coding sequence ATGCAGAAAGGAAACAGCTATACCGTAGGCCAGTGGTGTGACCGCTGGTTTTGTGAGAACCAGAGTAGATGGAGCGGCAGCACAGTGGGCGGATACCGCAATCTGATCTACCGCCACATCCTTCCCGAGATTGGGAGCATTCCGCTGGCGGAGCTGTCGGAAAACACTGTCACCGGCTTCTATGACAGCCTGCGGAGCCAGAGGCTCAGCGCCAGAAGCGTCTGGTGCGTCCACCTGCTCCTGCGGCGCTGTATGGACGAAGCAGCCCGTGACCAGCTTATCCCCTATAACACGGTACGGCTCTGCCAGGAGCCGCAGGCCGAGGAATATAAAACCGCCCCCCTGCGCCTGGGGCAGCTCCAGCGGTATCTGAACACAGCGGAACAGCTTGGCGTGCTCCCACTCATCTACACAGGACTCTCCAGCGGCCTGCGGCAATGTGAACTCATCACCTTGTCGTGGGCCGATTTTCATATCCGCTGCCGGTATATCCTCAAGGGACATCGACTGCTGGCCCTCAACCGTAAGGCGGAACATCTTCTGGAACAGATACCGGAAACTGACTGCTATGTGTTTCTAAACCCCAAGACCGGAGCGCCGTATCAGCTCCACGAGCTCTACTACCTGCACAAGCGGATACTGAAACAGGCCGGCCTGCCGTGGGTGGCCTTCCGGAACCTGCAGCGCCAATGCATGGAGGTGGGGGTATGA
- a CDS encoding site-specific integrase, translating into MTLREYILHWQEAYDKNQSRPTTYAAHGYLFKNHILPGLGNIPLEELTAKQVGDFLEERKRFGGHRLESPEYPGLGEYTMRHIHRLLQQCLDQAIRDGLIEENPARAFHYPKPKKVSANVLTPAEVEDYLDAAERLGHLPMFLLALTAGLRQRELIALKWSDLDVAERTLTISENRSVERRELVEYKGGTRTISLTTEAVELLNMEHARHSSSPLMFMHPATQKPYSPQMVRRIHNEIIKEAGLDHIRFADLRHTCAVLSLQNGMDTKEVSQMLGHFRTSMTRQNYAPYLASHAAKSENSPGEASQEELRQAADILYNLLKF; encoded by the coding sequence ATGACGTTGAGAGAGTATATCCTCCACTGGCAGGAGGCCTATGACAAGAACCAAAGCAGGCCAACCACCTATGCAGCCCACGGTTATCTCTTCAAAAACCATATCCTCCCTGGCTTGGGGAATATACCGCTGGAGGAATTGACTGCGAAACAGGTCGGAGATTTTCTGGAAGAGAGAAAACGCTTTGGCGGCCACCGCCTGGAAAGCCCTGAATACCCAGGACTGGGCGAATACACCATGCGGCACATCCACCGACTGCTCCAACAATGCCTGGACCAAGCGATCCGGGACGGACTGATAGAGGAAAACCCCGCCCGTGCGTTTCATTATCCAAAGCCCAAGAAGGTCAGCGCCAATGTGCTGACGCCGGCAGAGGTGGAGGACTATCTGGATGCGGCGGAGCGGCTGGGCCACCTCCCCATGTTTCTGCTGGCACTGACGGCGGGGCTTCGGCAAAGAGAGCTGATCGCGCTGAAGTGGAGTGACCTGGACGTGGCGGAACGGACGCTGACCATCTCGGAGAACCGCTCGGTGGAACGGCGGGAGTTAGTGGAGTACAAAGGCGGCACCAGAACCATCAGCCTGACCACAGAAGCGGTTGAGCTCCTAAACATGGAACACGCCAGGCACTCCAGCAGCCCGCTCATGTTCATGCACCCAGCCACGCAAAAGCCCTACTCACCCCAGATGGTGCGCCGGATTCACAATGAAATTATCAAGGAAGCAGGGTTGGATCACATTCGGTTCGCCGATCTTCGGCACACCTGCGCCGTCCTGTCTCTGCAAAACGGAATGGACACGAAAGAGGTTTCTCAGATGCTGGGGCATTTCCGAACTTCAATGACGCGGCAGAACTACGCCCCCTACTTGGCAAGCCACGCCGCCAAAAGCGAAAACAGCCCTGGTGAAGCATCCCAGGAGGAACTGCGGCAAGCGGCAGATATTCTGTATAATCTCCTGAAATTCTGA
- a CDS encoding helix-turn-helix transcriptional regulator: protein MAVSYKKLWKLLIDKDMKKKDLCAKAGISPASVTKMGRNGHVTTEILLKICTALDCQIEDILEIVPDKESS from the coding sequence ATGGCAGTCAGTTATAAAAAACTTTGGAAGCTACTCATTGACAAAGATATGAAGAAGAAGGATCTGTGCGCAAAAGCAGGAATTAGTCCTGCCTCGGTTACAAAAATGGGAAGAAACGGGCATGTAACCACAGAGATTTTGCTGAAAATATGCACAGCCTTAGATTGTCAAATCGAGGACATTTTAGAAATTGTACCGGATAAAGAATCGTCCTGA